The genome window ACCGTGTCCGGCGCGTATTCGAACGCCTGGGCCTGCAACCCCCGCACTATTGCGTCATCAGCGTTGGGGGTACCAACGGCAAGGGTTCGAGCGTAGCCATGCTGGATGCCATCCTGAGAGCCGCTGGGTACCGGACGGCGACGTATACCTCGCCGCATTTAATGC of Pseudomonadota bacterium contains these proteins:
- a CDS encoding bifunctional folylpolyglutamate synthase/dihydrofolate synthase; this translates as MTQPILTALPPRFQTLAAWLAWQEGLHVRQIDLGLDRVRRVFERLGLQPPHYCVISVGGTNGKGSSVAMLDAILRAAGYRTATYTSPHLM